TTGCAAAGAGAGCTTTCAGTTCCGGATTGTCGGTTGTCTCCGCCGCAGACTCATAACCCTCTTTACCATCATTTAAAATATTTACAAGACCTTTCAGATCGCTGATAATTTCTTTATCGTTTGCCATTGTTTTAAGTTTTTGATGAAAATTAAATACTTGCTTGTTTAGCATTTCACCATCAAAAAATTGTGCCCGATTTCTCCTTTCATTAATTTACCCATATTGAGAATTGTTTCCTCTATAATCTGTCAAAGCTAAACCAGAGTCGCAAATCTGAATCATGTTAAAAACGAAGAAAAGAGCTCATCAATAAATAACAGATTCTGTGGAAAATAGAATCGTTACTATTCATCCATACACTCTAAATATGCTATCTTTGAAAATGCGGCACCAAGAATTTGAACCTCCGGAAGAGCTCTGTGATACCATAAAATGCTTTTGGTACAACACAAGAGAATACGGGGAATCACAATCAGGTTTTGAAGTAGTACCAGACGGCTACGCCGAAATAATCTTTTATTTCGGAAGTAGTTGCAGCATTTCTTACCATGGGGAAATGCAGCCATTGCCGTCACCGTTTATTCTGGGTTTGCTCAACCAACCCATCATTTTTTACTCAAAAAATCGTTTGGAAATCATTGGTATCAGATGTCATCCCTGGACCGTTTTTGATCTTCTCGGACTACCGTCAGGTAATGATGGAGTACGCGTTTTTGAGCATCCTGTCGCCCAGCTTCAGTCCGTTTTAAGTGAGTGCATCAATACTGGAAAGATAGAGGAAGCGATAACAGAAGTAAAACAATATTTCCTGAATGCCCGGTCGCAGGTTACTGCCGACAGTATGTTATTTAAAGCCGGCGTTGCAATGCGGGAAGCGAACGGAACCATGCCGGTAAGCCAGGTAGCGGCGGCGGCGAACGCAACGGTGCGTACACTGGAAAGAAAATTTAAGCAATCTTCTGGTTATACAGTAAAAGACGTATCTGGCCTGATGCGGTTTGAGCAGGTGCGAAACCATTTGCTGCTTGATCCTGATTCCAACCTTGCCGGTCTGGCGCATGAGCTTGGCTATACTGATCAGTCCCACCTTAGCAAAGAATTCAAACGTTACAGTGGCACAACCCCGGCGGCGTTCGCGCGAAAAACCAGGAGAGGTAAAATAACTTTAAGCAATGATTTTGTCGCATTTGTACAAGCCTGATCCCGTCTCATTACGGAATTTTGCGTTCGTTACTAAATAATGCAAAATCATGATACTGACAGATAAAAAAATAGCCATCATCGGTGCAGGACCAGTTGGTTTGACGATGGCAAAATTATTACAGCAAAAAGGAATAGATGCAACTGTTTACGAAAGAGACCAGAACGCCCAAACGAGAATCTGGGGTGGTACACTAGACCTGCATAAAGGTTCAGGGCAGGATGCAATGAGAGAAGCAGGTTTGCTGCAAATTTATTTTTCACTGGCTAAACCTATGGGAAGAATCGTGGCTGACGAACAAGGCAAAGTATTATTTTCCAAAAAAATTGCACCTGATAATCAATACGACAATCCGGAAATAAGCAGAAACGATTTAAGAACTATTTTGCTGAACAGTTTAAAAAGCGACACGGTTGTTTGGGATCGAAGACTTACCGGACTTGAAGAAAACCACGGAAAATGGCTTTTACATTTCGAGAATAAACCCAACGTGACCGCAGATTTTGTTATCGGAGCAAATGGCGGAATGTCTCAGATAAGAAAATACATCACAGACGCAGAAGTCGAAGATACCGGAACATTAATTATTCAAGGTGATGTCCCTAACGCTGAAAAAAAATGTTCCGATTTTTATCAATTGTGTGATGGCAACATTCTAATGACCGCATACCAAGGCAATTTGTTGGTTGCAAACCCTAGCAATAACGGTGTATTGTCCTACGCAGTAACTTTTAAAAGACCCAAAGAATGGACTCATAATAGTAAAGGGTTAGATTTTCAGGATACTGCCGGTATCAGTGCTTTTCTTTCCAAAAAACTTTTTTCCTGGGACGGAGTTTACAAACAATTATTTGACGCAACATCCTTTTTTGTTGGATTACCGACAAGAAAATTGCCGTTAGAAAAACCCTGGAAAAATGATCGTCCTCTGCCTATAACACTTATAGGCGATGCAGCACACTTAATGCCTCCCTTTGCAGGCCAGGGTGTGAACACGGGACTGATGGATGCATTGGTTTTATCGGATGAACTTTCCAATGGAAAACATGAAACATTACTGCAAGCCATTGCAGCTTATGAACAACAGATGTTTGTTTACGCGACAGAAGCGCAAAATGAATCAGGCAAAAACGAAATAGAAATGCGCCATCCTGATTTTTCTTTCCAAAAAAGATTTAGCAGTTAGGTGAAGAGATGGTTGTTTTATTGAATTCAGTTTTCAAGAAGTGGATCTTGAATATAATGGGCATGTGTTATAGGGTGCACTTCAACTGCGTATTTGTGTGCCATCTACCTGGATATTGCGAAATTTTCAAACACCCTCAAAAACAAAAAATGCCTGTAAATCATTGACTTACAGGCATTTTATTGATTTTAAAAACTTCTAAATGGGAGGGAGACGGGTCTCGAACTTTGCTCACAAACAACTCATTGTGAGCTATTTGCAACCTCTTATTTATGCCTACTACACGAATGACGCTGAATTAAAAATGTATCACGCAGACTATCAATTATTTACAGAAAATATTTTGATAGATTTTAGCGTGTTTTATTGTCTTAAAAACATTTTATATTCCTTTGTTCCTGTAATTGCCAAAGTTTTTACTAACAAAATTACCTGTTTTACAGAGCTGCGACAGCCCCTTTTCATAGTAAAAATAAGAAATTTTGCACTTCCCTGAAAGACTTTTTCAGAATTTATGAGCGGATACGCTGCTTCCATTGCTAGGAAATCCAGCCTTGGAATATTCTCTGACTTACGAATAAGCCCGGATGATCAGTTGAAATTTGATTATGTAAAAACGTAAGATTCGGAAGGGCACCCTTAGCTAAGTCATTAAATGAACTACGACCTGCAAATCTGATAGATCAAACATTCGGTAATTAACGATCAATTTTGCCGAATGTTTGCGGCATTTTAGGGCTAAGTTATGCGGATTGGACCATCCCTAATAGGTAGACAAATTACTTCATATACCAGGGTTTAAGCGGCCATCCCCTTTCTGTTTGTCCATAGCTGCTCTCTTGATTGGACCAGGCACCCGTATTTCTATTAGACTCGTTTTGAGTCATGATTGTTTCCGGCGCGATGCCATCAAGCCACTCGTCGTCAGATCCAACGGCCGGATCATACCAATCCACTTTTTTTCTCGCCCAATCAAGCCAGGCTATCATCTCTTCACTCATGTTATCCTCGGCCAGGGCTTCACGCTCCCTGTGATCAATGTACTCGCGGATCATCTGACTTTCCTTCCAACGGCTTGCATCTTTGGCAAGCTGCCTAAAAGATTTTATCTCCAGTTTTATTCTCTGCTCCCGTTCTTTTCTTACTCTTTCCTCCTCAGCCATTTTGGCCCGACTTCTAGCCCATTCTTCATGCACTTTCTTAAGATGCTCACCCATCAATTCCAGTTTGGAAATGAGCTTTGATAGCTGCTGCTCTACCTTTTGCAGTTTACCATCCTTACAACTGGTGGTGGTATATCCCTGTTCGAACTGGAATATTAAAGTACCGTTCGCTTTGAAGGTTCTGGTGTTCCACCGGTCGGTGCCAATTACGACGTTGCGCGCCTCTTTCAAAGCCATGTCTATCGTCTCTCCTGCTATTACAACTTTATAATAACCTTCTTCGAGAATAAAGTCGTGGCCTCTTTTCCGCATTGCTTTGATGAAAGTGTCCATAATAAGCAGGGAACGGTCAACCAGGTCTACCGACACACTTATGTGGACATTCGGCGTATGAATCGAACGAAGGCCATCATGGTCGATAAATTCCTTTTTCGAAGCAAATGCCTGCCTAGCCTTCACGATCAGCGGGTCCGGATTTATTAACGAATCTTTCACGACAAGATCAATGGATGGGTCCGCTTCAATTGATCTTTGCAAGGCCACCTGCGGAGATAACCCATCTTCAATTGCATTTTCTCCTTCCACTCTCAGGGAAAGTTGCAGCTGCTGCTCGCCGTCACTTTTCTCGGCAAACGGCTTGATTTTTACTTTCTTTCCTGCCTTCACCTTATTCCAATGCCCCTGATCCGGCAGAGGAATACCCATACGTATGCAGGCCTTTCGAAGGCCGTTATCTGAAATATTATATTTTTTCGAAAGGGCGGCCAAAGAATCCGACCAAACCAAATTATACAAGTCTTTACGTGAAAATACCATGTTGGAATTATAGACAACAACTACTTAGCCATGGCAGCATTACCATCTTTTAAAGCAAGCACGTTGTGGTGATGAATATTTAAACTTCGACCATTCAGTAGCTTCAAAGCAGCCGACAGCGGAAGTTCAGTTAATATATTCAATCATAATTAAAACTGCAAGAGTAAAGGTCTGACAACGATTCCGCTGTCAGACTCTCTTGGTTTTCTTACATATCCAGGAAAATATGTCCGTCATATTCGCTGTAATCTCCCAAAAACATATCTCTTCCAAAGGCTTCATAATCGAAATACCTTTCCAACATCTGTGGCACTCTTTCCAGAAGGCCTATGTCTTCAATATATTGGTAAGCAAATTCGGTTTTCGGGTCTTTCATGGCTCCACCGTAATATCCCTGATAAGCTTCATTGAAACCTTCCAGTGTTTCATCTAGATCATTTCCATTGGCTGGCCAGGATATGATATTTGAGCAGTATAATTCAAAAGCCTCTGCTCTTTGGTCATCCATTTCAGAAACAGTTTCAAAGTATCTGAAAGTATCTTCATGAAGACTGCATTTCGATATTAAAAATCCTGGAATACATTCCCAGTCCTGAAACATAAGCTCCGGCAGGAATTCATTTCTATGGTATTCATAGCAGTCTTTATACAATTCTTCTGCATCAGCATAATCTGAAAGAACAAACCACTTTCCGAAAAGCGAACCTGAATTGTACATCCAGTAAGTTCCTACATAAATCTTTGGAATGTTTCTTAGATTTTTCATGAGTGAAAGACATTTGAAATAGCTTAAGCCCGGCTTTGTGCCATAGGGCAATCGCATGTCGCACACGAATGAAAAATGACGGGGTTTATCCCTTGGTTTCAGGCCCAGACGGCGGTTTAAGGAGCGGCCGCAAGCCGCGGTAAATAGCCGAATGACGAAGTAAAGGCTCGAAACCGTCATTATTCACTTCGTAACTTTCGTTTGCACTGACTGGTAAACGTGCGGCTGGGTTGCTTTAAAGAAAGCTTTAAATTTAGTTGGTAGTTAAAAACTTTACATTCCATTTGCCAACTTTGTCCTATTTCCAGCTAGATCAGAATAGTATATTATAACTTTGAATTTTAAGGCTCATCAAAAATCATAGTAAGTTGTTGTAAGTCATGATCACTATACTGTGCAGTTAATCTACCCGTAAAAGTACTCCTAACTTAGCGGCTGTATAGTTTGATTCTTCGGCAATCCGCAAAAACGGTGGTTTATCTGAGATTTTCAGTCGAAGTTGATCATCATATGAAAGTGTCACGAACGAGGTTTTTGTGAATACTCTTTGAATACTTTGGCCATGCTTGATAGTGTCGATTTCAGCCCGCGCCGCTCAGGATAGCATTAAGTGGAGATACGCAAAAAGAGCTGGCACTGGCTAGCGAGACTTAAAGGAAGCGCAACCATTTTGGCTACAACAATCTCCATATCTGCTACAAGCGCCAGCCGCGCGCCGCATAAATTTGTCTCCCGAAATAACAAGTAAGACAAATGACAAAAACTATTTTTATTACTGGTGCTTCAACAGGTATCGGAAGGGCTACGGCCAAATTGTTTGCGGCCAAAGGCTGGAAGGTGATCGCGACCATGCGCAAGCCCGAAAATGAAAAAGAACTCAATGCGCTGGATAATGTAACGGTGCTTCCCCTGGACGTGACTAACCCGGCGCAAATCCGCGAAACGATCAAACAGGCGCTGGCTTTGGGCGATATTAATGTAGTATTTAACAATGCGGGTTATGGATTGTTCGGCGCATTGGAAGCGATGACGGACGAGCAGCTGGTACAGCAAATGGAAACAAATTTTTTTGGTGTCGTGCGGGTGACGCAGGCCTTCATTCCGTATTTTCGTAAGCGAAAAGCGGGGCTTTTTATCACCACCGGCTCTTCGGCAGGACTGATGGCTTTCCCGGTAAGCTCGATGTACGATGCCAGTAAATTTGCA
The sequence above is drawn from the Dyadobacter subterraneus genome and encodes:
- a CDS encoding helix-turn-helix domain-containing protein, which encodes MRHQEFEPPEELCDTIKCFWYNTREYGESQSGFEVVPDGYAEIIFYFGSSCSISYHGEMQPLPSPFILGLLNQPIIFYSKNRLEIIGIRCHPWTVFDLLGLPSGNDGVRVFEHPVAQLQSVLSECINTGKIEEAITEVKQYFLNARSQVTADSMLFKAGVAMREANGTMPVSQVAAAANATVRTLERKFKQSSGYTVKDVSGLMRFEQVRNHLLLDPDSNLAGLAHELGYTDQSHLSKEFKRYSGTTPAAFARKTRRGKITLSNDFVAFVQA
- a CDS encoding FAD-dependent oxidoreductase; amino-acid sequence: MILTDKKIAIIGAGPVGLTMAKLLQQKGIDATVYERDQNAQTRIWGGTLDLHKGSGQDAMREAGLLQIYFSLAKPMGRIVADEQGKVLFSKKIAPDNQYDNPEISRNDLRTILLNSLKSDTVVWDRRLTGLEENHGKWLLHFENKPNVTADFVIGANGGMSQIRKYITDAEVEDTGTLIIQGDVPNAEKKCSDFYQLCDGNILMTAYQGNLLVANPSNNGVLSYAVTFKRPKEWTHNSKGLDFQDTAGISAFLSKKLFSWDGVYKQLFDATSFFVGLPTRKLPLEKPWKNDRPLPITLIGDAAHLMPPFAGQGVNTGLMDALVLSDELSNGKHETLLQAIAAYEQQMFVYATEAQNESGKNEIEMRHPDFSFQKRFSS
- a CDS encoding antirestriction protein ArdA, translating into MKNLRNIPKIYVGTYWMYNSGSLFGKWFVLSDYADAEELYKDCYEYHRNEFLPELMFQDWECIPGFLISKCSLHEDTFRYFETVSEMDDQRAEAFELYCSNIISWPANGNDLDETLEGFNEAYQGYYGGAMKDPKTEFAYQYIEDIGLLERVPQMLERYFDYEAFGRDMFLGDYSEYDGHIFLDM
- a CDS encoding SDR family oxidoreductase, whose protein sequence is MTKTIFITGASTGIGRATAKLFAAKGWKVIATMRKPENEKELNALDNVTVLPLDVTNPAQIRETIKQALALGDINVVFNNAGYGLFGALEAMTDEQLVQQMETNFFGVVRVTQAFIPYFRKRKAGLFITTGSSAGLMAFPVSSMYDASKFALEGWAESLSYELNEFGIGIKTIEPGLVATEIGAKAVFATHPAYEALTSKFMAMLAPDKAASTSEQIAEVVYGAATDATNTLRYVCGEDAKELYAQRLAAGDEAFRSGIKQLLAAV